A section of the Elizabethkingia anophelis R26 genome encodes:
- a CDS encoding methylmalonyl-CoA mutase family protein encodes MSFAKTNLQDWEKLVAKQLKTEDIYKVLEKENIEGLEIKPFYTLENITPVKLPRLEENMHLVAPYNDYLLEDAYAFLIKEEPLQLQDKAFFYEDSALNLIAAKDKNNNYFCLRDIFQGIEQGETFNPEAGKELLNTEAKRKLGIDISIFQNAGASIIQQLAVALLKIKELTELYGEEVFEQVIFRVAVGSQYFLEISKVRALKILINQLSKEYNKEAVPYIFAETSLRNKSLNDPENNLIRSTLELASAMIGGADAVYANDYKLSETDSVSEEISFKQQIVLAYESIINVFEDATSGSFFVEDATKEIAEKAWELFLELEKDGGYISNLESGKIQKLVYDQAIKEQNCLDEGKIKLLGVNLYPALETKKALEELYNESVIKPVRLAERYGV; translated from the coding sequence ATGTCTTTTGCAAAAACGAATCTTCAGGATTGGGAAAAACTTGTTGCTAAACAGTTAAAAACAGAAGATATCTATAAAGTACTGGAAAAAGAAAATATTGAAGGCTTGGAAATCAAGCCTTTTTATACTTTAGAAAATATCACACCTGTAAAACTTCCTCGTCTGGAAGAGAACATGCATTTGGTTGCACCTTACAACGATTATTTATTAGAAGATGCTTATGCATTTCTTATCAAAGAAGAACCTCTGCAATTACAAGATAAAGCATTCTTTTATGAGGACTCTGCACTTAATCTGATTGCTGCAAAAGATAAAAACAATAATTATTTCTGTCTTCGGGACATCTTTCAAGGAATAGAACAGGGAGAAACTTTTAACCCGGAGGCAGGAAAAGAACTTCTAAATACTGAGGCAAAAAGGAAATTAGGAATAGACATTTCTATTTTTCAGAATGCAGGAGCCTCAATAATTCAACAGTTAGCTGTTGCATTATTAAAAATTAAAGAACTTACGGAACTATATGGAGAGGAAGTATTTGAACAAGTAATATTCAGAGTAGCAGTTGGTAGTCAGTATTTTCTGGAAATTTCAAAGGTCCGTGCCTTGAAAATTTTGATCAATCAGCTATCCAAAGAATATAATAAAGAAGCTGTTCCATATATCTTTGCTGAAACTTCCTTACGAAACAAGAGCCTTAATGATCCCGAAAATAATCTTATCCGCAGTACTTTAGAATTAGCTTCAGCAATGATTGGTGGAGCAGATGCTGTATATGCTAATGATTACAAGCTTTCGGAAACAGATTCTGTTTCTGAGGAAATATCTTTCAAGCAACAGATTGTACTGGCTTATGAGAGTATTATCAATGTTTTTGAAGATGCTACTTCCGGTAGTTTCTTTGTGGAAGACGCCACAAAAGAAATAGCTGAAAAAGCATGGGAACTTTTCCTTGAATTGGAAAAAGATGGTGGCTATATTAGTAATCTGGAATCCGGAAAGATTCAAAAACTGGTATATGATCAGGCGATTAAAGAGCAAAACTGTTTAGATGAGGGTAAAATAAAGCTTTTAGGGGTTAATCTTTATCCTGCATTAGAAACTAAAAAAGCACTGGAAGAGCTCTATAATGAATCTGTGATAAAACCTGTCCGGTTAGCTGAACGTTATGGAGTTTAG
- a CDS encoding class I SAM-dependent methyltransferase has translation MEFSHILRPEVQQFIKDNSRQDITKLLLSGSPFSDVSIQEIAQQIKGRQAAEKKFPFLLQDGIIFPPQLNLEQASSEITAAFKASLFSGESLLDLTSGFGIDAYYLSANFNQITLVEQNENLLDIVTHNWLILNKINTAYLNLDLSEFLEKNDQKFSLIYLDPARRDTHNRKKFLLEDLSPDITEIQNKLFEFTDKVVVKLSPLMDISMLVSQVSGISEIYIIAVKNEVKELLIVIGKDFTRNPVLKIHNLESNEPSLEVAFNTIQQSKPVFGEVSEYLYIPNNAVLKSGAFNFISEHYNLEKLHPNTHLYTSTDFIEDFPGRVLKVVTVEAKKIEKGERFNIISKNYPLTPDEIKKKYKIKDGGNQYLIFTQSQKGKIILKSI, from the coding sequence ATGGAGTTTAGCCATATTCTTCGTCCTGAAGTACAGCAATTCATAAAAGACAACAGCCGGCAGGACATTACAAAATTATTACTGTCCGGTTCGCCTTTCAGTGATGTCAGTATTCAGGAAATTGCCCAACAGATAAAAGGCAGGCAAGCTGCGGAAAAGAAATTTCCGTTCTTATTACAAGACGGTATTATTTTCCCACCTCAATTAAACCTGGAGCAAGCTTCTTCTGAAATAACTGCTGCTTTCAAAGCAAGTTTATTTTCTGGTGAAAGCCTGCTGGACCTTACCAGTGGTTTTGGTATAGATGCTTATTATCTCTCAGCAAATTTCAACCAAATAACACTTGTTGAGCAGAATGAAAACTTACTTGATATAGTTACACATAACTGGCTAATATTAAATAAAATAAACACTGCTTATTTAAACTTAGATTTAAGTGAATTTTTAGAAAAAAATGATCAAAAATTTTCTCTGATCTATCTGGATCCAGCCAGAAGAGACACCCATAATCGAAAGAAATTTCTACTGGAAGATCTGTCTCCCGATATTACTGAAATTCAAAATAAATTATTTGAATTCACAGATAAAGTAGTGGTAAAACTATCGCCACTTATGGATATTTCTATGCTTGTATCTCAGGTATCGGGTATTTCAGAAATTTATATTATTGCAGTAAAGAATGAAGTTAAAGAACTTTTAATAGTTATCGGGAAAGACTTTACCCGGAACCCTGTACTGAAAATTCATAATCTGGAAAGTAATGAGCCTTCGCTGGAAGTAGCTTTCAACACTATTCAGCAATCAAAACCTGTCTTTGGTGAAGTTTCTGAATATTTATACATTCCCAATAATGCTGTATTAAAATCCGGAGCATTTAACTTTATTTCCGAACATTATAATCTGGAAAAACTTCACCCTAATACCCATCTGTACACTTCAACTGATTTTATTGAAGATTTTCCAGGCCGGGTATTAAAAGTAGTCACTGTAGAAGCAAAGAAAATAGAAAAAGGGGAACGTTTTAATATCATTTCTAAAAACTATCCGTTAACTCCTGATGAAATTAAGAAGAAATACAAAATAAAAGATGGTGGAAATCAGTATTTGATCTTCACTCAGAGCCAAAAAGGAAAAATTATTTTAAAATCAATTTAA
- a CDS encoding dipeptidase, whose amino-acid sequence MSETQNYIQENKQRFLDELCDLLKIASISADPAYSKDVLNCADAVAKHLKEAGADQVEVCETKGYPIVYGEKIIDPKLPTVLVYGHYDVQPPDPLELWESGPFEPVIKTTPLHPEGAIFARGSADDKGQFFMHVKAFEAMMKTNSLPCNVKFIIEGEEEVGSESLGDWISENKEKLKNDVILISDTHIYSNEQPTVTTGLRGLSYVEVEVEGPNRDLHSGLYGGAVPNPIHVLSRMVAQLIDEDGRITIDGFYDNVEEVSLEERAEMNKLKDDPEGFKKSIGLNGVEGEKGYTTLERTSIRPTLDANGIWGGYTGEGAKTVIPSKAFAKISMRLVPYQTPEEITEKFTKYFHKIAPENVKVKVTPHHGGMPYVLPSDSEEFQAAKKAMEKAFGKEVLPYRSGGSIPITALFEQVLGSKSVLMGFGLDSDAIHSPNEHYGLFNFYKGIESIPYFFEYYTDLKK is encoded by the coding sequence ATGTCAGAAACCCAAAATTACATTCAGGAGAATAAACAACGCTTTCTGGATGAGCTTTGTGATTTATTAAAAATAGCTTCTATCAGTGCTGATCCTGCATACAGTAAAGATGTCCTTAACTGTGCAGATGCTGTAGCGAAGCATTTAAAAGAAGCAGGTGCAGATCAGGTAGAAGTTTGCGAAACCAAAGGTTACCCGATCGTTTATGGAGAAAAGATTATTGATCCTAAACTTCCGACAGTATTGGTATATGGTCATTACGATGTACAACCACCAGATCCGTTAGAGCTATGGGAGAGTGGTCCATTCGAACCGGTTATAAAAACTACACCCCTACACCCAGAAGGAGCTATATTTGCAAGAGGTTCTGCGGACGACAAAGGTCAGTTTTTCATGCATGTAAAAGCTTTTGAAGCCATGATGAAAACTAACTCTTTACCTTGTAATGTAAAATTCATTATCGAAGGAGAAGAAGAAGTAGGATCTGAAAGCCTTGGAGATTGGATTTCTGAGAATAAAGAAAAGTTGAAAAATGATGTAATCTTAATTTCAGATACTCATATCTATTCAAACGAACAGCCAACCGTAACTACAGGTCTAAGAGGCCTTAGCTATGTAGAAGTTGAAGTTGAAGGACCTAACAGAGATTTGCATTCCGGACTTTATGGTGGTGCAGTACCAAATCCTATCCATGTTCTTTCAAGAATGGTTGCTCAGTTGATCGACGAAGACGGAAGAATTACAATAGATGGATTCTACGACAACGTAGAAGAAGTTTCTTTAGAGGAAAGAGCAGAAATGAATAAACTGAAAGATGATCCGGAAGGGTTCAAAAAATCTATTGGTTTAAATGGAGTAGAAGGAGAGAAAGGTTATACAACTTTAGAAAGAACATCTATAAGACCAACCTTGGATGCAAACGGAATCTGGGGAGGCTATACAGGTGAAGGTGCAAAAACTGTAATTCCTTCAAAAGCTTTCGCTAAAATCTCTATGCGTCTGGTTCCATATCAAACCCCAGAAGAGATTACTGAGAAGTTTACCAAGTATTTCCATAAAATTGCTCCTGAAAATGTAAAAGTAAAAGTAACTCCACACCACGGTGGCATGCCTTATGTTTTACCAAGCGATTCAGAAGAATTCCAGGCAGCAAAAAAAGCAATGGAAAAGGCTTTTGGAAAAGAAGTTTTACCTTATAGAAGCGGTGGTAGTATTCCTATTACAGCGTTATTTGAGCAGGTATTGGGAAGTAAATCTGTACTAATGGGCTTTGGATTGGATTCAGATGCAATTCACTCTCCAAACGAGCACTACGGACTATTTAACTTCTACAAAGGTATTGAGTCTATTCCATATTTCTTTGAATACTATACGGATTTAAAAAAATAA
- a CDS encoding SDR family oxidoreductase: protein MLNNKVAYITGGTKGIGLGIASVLLNAGMRVAISGRNLEDAKAAAMQLSSDPSKVLAIQSNVRHFEDEDKALREVKNHFGQVDLVVANAGLGHFAPVDELSVEAWQDMIDTNLTGVFYTLKASVEALKKSEGYFISIASLAGTNFFANGSGYNASKFGVVGFTQAAMLDLRKYNVKVSTIMPGSVKSHFNNHNPGDNDEWKIQPEDIGELIVDMMKMNPRTLPSKIEIRPTLPK from the coding sequence ATGCTAAACAATAAAGTAGCATACATCACTGGCGGTACCAAAGGCATAGGCTTGGGTATCGCCAGTGTTTTGTTAAATGCAGGAATGAGAGTAGCCATTAGTGGCAGAAATCTGGAAGATGCAAAAGCTGCGGCAATGCAACTTTCCAGTGATCCATCAAAAGTTTTAGCGATACAATCCAATGTACGCCACTTTGAAGATGAAGACAAAGCACTTCGGGAAGTTAAAAATCATTTCGGACAAGTTGATCTTGTAGTGGCAAATGCCGGCTTAGGTCATTTCGCCCCTGTAGACGAGCTTTCTGTAGAAGCATGGCAGGATATGATAGATACAAATCTTACAGGTGTTTTTTACACCTTAAAAGCATCTGTAGAAGCACTAAAAAAATCTGAAGGTTATTTTATTTCTATTGCCAGTCTGGCAGGGACCAATTTTTTTGCTAATGGCTCAGGGTATAACGCTTCCAAATTCGGTGTTGTAGGATTTACACAAGCAGCTATGCTGGATCTTAGAAAATACAATGTAAAGGTTTCTACCATAATGCCGGGCTCTGTAAAATCACACTTTAATAATCATAACCCGGGAGACAATGACGAATGGAAAATTCAGCCGGAAGATATCGGGGAACTGATTGTTGATATGATGAAAATGAACCCGAGAACATTGCCATCTAAAATCGAAATCAGACCTACACTTCCGAAGTAA
- a CDS encoding electron transfer flavoprotein subunit beta/FixA family protein, translating into MKILVCISSVPDTTAKINFTADKSAFDKNGIQWVINPLDEFALTKAIKLQESQGATVTVINVGDAGTEPVIRKALAIGANDAVRVNIEAKDSYSTAKEIAKIAQEGGYDLVIAGKESIDYNGGAVPGMVAQILNQPFVNACVGLEVNGGEATAVREIEGGKETISVKLPAVIAGQKGMVEEKDLIIPNMRGIMSARTKPLQVVEPSSTEVKVEAVSFDSVPPRAAVKLVSPDNLDELVRLLHEEAKVI; encoded by the coding sequence ATGAAAATATTAGTATGTATCAGCAGTGTACCAGATACAACTGCAAAAATAAACTTCACAGCAGATAAATCTGCATTCGATAAAAATGGAATTCAGTGGGTAATTAATCCGCTTGATGAATTTGCTTTAACAAAAGCTATAAAATTACAAGAATCTCAGGGCGCTACAGTTACTGTGATCAATGTAGGAGATGCAGGGACAGAACCTGTTATAAGAAAAGCATTAGCTATCGGAGCCAATGATGCGGTAAGAGTAAACATTGAAGCTAAAGATAGTTATTCTACAGCAAAAGAAATTGCTAAAATTGCTCAGGAAGGCGGTTACGACCTTGTTATTGCCGGTAAAGAGTCTATCGACTATAATGGTGGAGCAGTACCTGGGATGGTTGCACAAATCCTTAACCAGCCATTTGTTAACGCTTGCGTAGGTCTTGAAGTTAATGGTGGGGAAGCAACTGCTGTAAGAGAAATTGAAGGTGGAAAAGAAACAATCTCTGTAAAGCTTCCTGCGGTTATTGCCGGACAAAAAGGAATGGTGGAAGAGAAAGACCTTATTATCCCGAATATGAGAGGTATTATGTCTGCAAGAACAAAGCCTTTACAAGTTGTTGAGCCTTCTTCTACAGAAGTTAAGGTTGAAGCTGTTTCATTTGACAGTGTTCCGCCAAGAGCTGCTGTAAAATTAGTTTCTCCGGACAACTTAGATGAATTGGTTAGATTACTTCACGAAGAAGCAAAAGTTATCTAA
- a CDS encoding electron transfer flavoprotein subunit alpha/FixB family protein — translation MAIFVYAENINGVYKKAAFEAVSYAKAVADKAGDSVTVIAINPTDSSDVLYKYGADKVINVKDEGLKNFSAKAYAQAVGEVLDGNVIVFPHTTDASSVAPMLAISKGASLITNVIAAPESISPFQVKRKAFSGKGYMHAKADASNVVITVSQNAFGIKENPVSGSEEVKNLSVANEDTKVINHEQSSGKLDLKEAEIVVSAGRGMKGPENWGMIEDLANVLGAATASSKPVADIGWRPHAEHVGQTGKAISPNLYIAVGISGAIQHLAGVNGSKTIVVINNDPEAPFFKAADYGVVGDAFQIVPALTEKLKAFKG, via the coding sequence ATGGCAATATTCGTATATGCAGAAAATATAAACGGCGTTTACAAGAAAGCAGCTTTCGAAGCAGTTTCTTACGCTAAAGCGGTTGCAGATAAGGCTGGTGACAGCGTAACTGTTATTGCAATTAATCCTACAGACTCTTCAGATGTTCTTTACAAGTACGGAGCAGATAAAGTAATCAATGTAAAAGATGAGGGTCTTAAAAACTTCAGTGCTAAAGCTTATGCACAAGCTGTTGGTGAAGTTTTAGATGGTAATGTTATTGTTTTTCCTCACACTACAGATGCTTCTTCAGTTGCGCCAATGCTTGCAATTTCTAAAGGAGCTTCATTAATTACCAATGTGATTGCAGCACCAGAATCTATTTCTCCTTTTCAGGTAAAAAGAAAAGCTTTCTCCGGTAAAGGTTATATGCATGCAAAAGCAGACGCTTCAAACGTAGTCATTACTGTTTCTCAGAATGCATTCGGTATAAAAGAAAATCCTGTTTCAGGTTCTGAAGAAGTTAAAAACCTTTCAGTAGCTAATGAAGATACTAAGGTAATTAACCACGAACAATCTTCAGGAAAATTAGATCTTAAAGAAGCTGAAATCGTTGTTTCTGCTGGTCGTGGTATGAAAGGACCAGAAAACTGGGGGATGATTGAAGACCTTGCTAATGTTTTAGGAGCTGCTACTGCAAGTTCGAAACCTGTAGCCGATATTGGCTGGAGACCTCACGCTGAGCACGTTGGACAAACAGGAAAGGCAATTTCTCCAAATCTATATATCGCAGTAGGTATTTCTGGTGCAATTCAGCACTTAGCGGGTGTTAATGGTTCTAAGACAATTGTAGTAATTAACAATGATCCTGAAGCACCTTTCTTCAAAGCTGCTGATTATGGGGTAGTTGGAGATGCTTTCCAGATTGTTCCTGCTTTAACTGAAAAATTAAAAGCTTTCAAAGGATAA
- a CDS encoding bifunctional nuclease family protein: MDYKKLIIRGISYSQTQMGAYALILEQEETGIKLPVVIGNYEAQSISLGLEKDIQPPRPLTHDLFSKFITTVGYTLESIIIYQIIDGVFFSNLILKNDQNEKLILDARTSDAVAMAVRFDAPIYTTDEVLTEAGIMLELSDNDDKTEYKAEDEEETPVIKGYEVYTLEEIQEMLEKAVQEEDFDTALELQQEIKKRKKNID, translated from the coding sequence ATGGATTATAAGAAACTAATCATAAGAGGTATTTCATACAGCCAAACCCAAATGGGTGCTTATGCACTGATCCTGGAACAGGAGGAAACCGGAATAAAACTGCCTGTTGTTATAGGTAATTATGAAGCACAATCTATTTCTCTGGGGCTAGAAAAAGATATTCAGCCACCAAGACCTTTAACCCATGATCTTTTTTCCAAATTTATCACCACTGTAGGTTATACGCTGGAAAGTATTATCATTTATCAGATCATAGACGGAGTATTCTTCTCCAATTTAATTCTTAAAAACGATCAGAACGAAAAACTGATTCTGGATGCACGTACATCCGATGCAGTTGCTATGGCAGTTCGTTTTGATGCACCTATATATACCACAGACGAAGTTCTTACAGAAGCAGGTATTATGTTGGAATTGTCAGATAATGATGATAAAACAGAATACAAAGCTGAAGACGAAGAGGAAACTCCTGTAATAAAAGGTTATGAAGTATACACACTTGAAGAAATCCAGGAAATGCTAGAAAAAGCAGTTCAGGAAGAGGATTTCGATACAGCATTGGAACTTCAGCAGGAAATAAAGAAACGAAAAAAGAATATTGATTAA
- a CDS encoding nucleoside permease gives MNIKLRLTLLNFFQFFVWGAWLITIANYWFGTKQWDGTKFGAVFSTMGFASIFMPTLSGIIADRWINAERLYGILQILYAAVLFFLPQVADPGTFFWVMLIAMCFYMPTIALNNSISYTVLKNEGKDVVKDFPPIRVWGTIGFIAAMWITNLTGSKSNEYQFYIAGASALLLGLYAFSLPKCPPKKLLDKNANIFQTLGLDAFKLFANYKMALFFFFSMFLGGALQLTNAYGDVFLDEFRHYPKFAESFVVKYSTIIMSISQVSETLFILAIPFFLKKYGIKKVMLISMLAWVLRFGLFGFGDPSTGLWMIILSCIVYGMAFDFFNISGSLFVETNTDAKMRSSAQGLFMMMTNGFGAVFGSLTSGWLIDKYFTQSYNKVSDLAQHLDTTADNSHFLSFLSKQKIDVLADGILSQPVMLRDWHDIWLTFAAYSLVIALLFAIFFKHKHNPEEIKNAGH, from the coding sequence ATGAATATAAAATTACGATTAACCCTACTCAATTTTTTCCAATTTTTTGTTTGGGGTGCATGGTTAATTACCATAGCCAATTATTGGTTTGGTACAAAACAATGGGACGGTACCAAGTTTGGAGCTGTTTTCAGTACTATGGGATTTGCCTCTATTTTTATGCCGACACTTTCCGGTATTATTGCCGACAGATGGATCAATGCAGAACGTCTTTACGGAATTTTACAAATACTGTATGCAGCAGTATTATTTTTTCTGCCTCAGGTAGCGGATCCGGGAACTTTCTTCTGGGTAATGCTTATAGCAATGTGCTTTTACATGCCAACGATTGCTCTGAACAATTCTATATCTTATACCGTTTTAAAAAATGAAGGAAAAGATGTAGTTAAAGATTTCCCACCAATTCGTGTATGGGGTACAATCGGTTTTATTGCAGCAATGTGGATTACCAATCTTACAGGAAGCAAGTCAAATGAATATCAATTCTATATAGCTGGTGCATCGGCTCTGCTTTTAGGACTTTATGCGTTTTCCCTGCCTAAATGTCCTCCTAAAAAGCTTCTGGATAAGAACGCAAATATATTCCAAACATTAGGTTTAGATGCGTTTAAGCTATTTGCAAATTACAAAATGGCTTTATTCTTCTTTTTCTCCATGTTTCTAGGTGGTGCATTACAGCTAACAAATGCCTATGGAGATGTTTTCCTGGATGAATTCAGACATTATCCAAAATTTGCAGAATCTTTCGTCGTGAAATATTCTACTATCATCATGTCTATTTCGCAGGTTTCAGAAACACTTTTCATTCTGGCTATTCCTTTCTTCCTGAAAAAATACGGTATTAAAAAGGTAATGTTAATCTCTATGCTTGCATGGGTATTACGTTTTGGCCTATTTGGTTTTGGTGACCCTTCAACAGGTTTGTGGATGATTATCTTGTCATGTATTGTATACGGAATGGCTTTTGACTTCTTCAATATTTCAGGATCTTTATTCGTAGAAACCAATACAGACGCTAAAATGCGTTCATCTGCACAAGGTTTGTTTATGATGATGACAAATGGTTTTGGTGCTGTATTCGGAAGCTTAACCTCAGGATGGCTAATTGACAAATACTTTACTCAGAGCTATAATAAAGTTTCCGATCTGGCTCAACATCTGGATACAACCGCAGATAATTCTCATTTTTTAAGCTTCTTGTCTAAACAAAAAATAGATGTATTAGCTGACGGTATATTATCTCAACCTGTTATGCTACGTGACTGGCATGATATCTGGTTAACCTTTGCCGCTTATTCTCTTGTAATTGCTCTGTTGTTTGCTATCTTCTTCAAGCATAAGCATAATCCTGAAGAAATAAAAAATGCAGGACATTAA
- a CDS encoding MAC/perforin domain-containing protein encodes MKKYIFAAGCTLLLLVSCARDLLSDPGSTNPIQTGDIILQKRNPGLTNMLSNPKMNRLARNSDNPTPLDHPFRYLGYTYKFGNYIVGHSDNIGRQIIDVQALYLDPAMKGYSNVVPILTTDSKTSAYASYDRFEKNTEMTKKVESGFSINVGLFSLGRKKTVTELFKTNTVNLSQELTGEVDLMYIHSRVWLDNVSGAQKRIAANYMNSSFISELYNTPIANIIENWGPYIVSHYYTGGRANALYVADYKENTSFEQREKDMDLTLKASYSWKPASVIKDTVKASLNFGYNYKSGNSEALASRITNVSNRIRLSGGEPQFQLTSPSAKVEENKIDLTGWLSSLKDVKTHVVVNLADGGLVGMDKFVLEENFKRRIRDTHMGNLNDKEYQIPYIEIVKVYVRNSPSGGVLSDIAAVLTTRNGDKIVLSDGNAVTATDAQLMMNNDPTYFMTKATAIASDKAQYYQCEIRTNITRVYRPYIRVPLVLELKKFNEANVFKYKNPKTNIWYVYNTQSRTAFSFLDEEYIPWTYGIVDWVENVPVKNISMSTLYQLFTIVGL; translated from the coding sequence ATGAAAAAATATATTTTTGCGGCAGGTTGTACCTTGCTGCTATTGGTATCATGTGCCAGAGACTTGTTGAGCGATCCTGGGAGTACAAATCCTATCCAGACAGGAGACATCATCCTGCAAAAAAGAAATCCCGGGCTTACAAATATGCTTTCTAATCCTAAAATGAATCGGTTGGCAAGAAACTCTGACAATCCCACACCATTAGATCATCCATTCAGATATTTGGGCTACACTTACAAATTTGGAAACTACATTGTAGGTCATTCGGATAATATTGGGAGACAGATTATAGATGTACAGGCATTATATCTGGATCCTGCAATGAAGGGATATTCAAATGTAGTTCCTATACTTACGACCGATTCCAAAACGTCTGCCTATGCAAGCTATGACCGTTTTGAAAAAAATACAGAGATGACAAAGAAAGTAGAGAGTGGTTTCTCAATTAATGTTGGTCTTTTCTCTTTGGGACGTAAGAAGACGGTTACCGAGCTTTTCAAAACTAATACTGTAAATCTCAGTCAGGAACTGACAGGTGAGGTGGATCTCATGTATATACATTCAAGGGTTTGGCTGGATAATGTATCCGGTGCGCAAAAGAGAATTGCCGCCAACTATATGAATTCTAGTTTTATCAGCGAGCTATACAATACTCCAATAGCCAATATCATTGAGAATTGGGGTCCGTATATAGTATCTCATTATTATACCGGAGGACGGGCAAATGCCCTTTATGTAGCAGACTACAAAGAGAATACAAGTTTTGAACAAAGAGAAAAAGACATGGATCTAACACTAAAAGCATCTTATTCTTGGAAGCCTGCATCTGTTATTAAGGATACAGTCAAAGCATCACTCAATTTTGGATATAATTATAAGTCGGGGAATAGTGAAGCTTTAGCAAGTAGGATTACTAATGTAAGTAATAGAATTAGACTATCTGGAGGTGAGCCACAGTTCCAGTTAACATCACCATCAGCTAAAGTTGAAGAAAACAAGATTGATCTTACAGGTTGGCTATCCAGTTTGAAGGATGTCAAGACACATGTGGTAGTCAATCTTGCAGATGGTGGTCTGGTCGGAATGGACAAATTTGTATTGGAAGAAAACTTCAAAAGACGGATTCGTGATACCCATATGGGTAATCTTAATGATAAGGAATATCAGATACCCTATATAGAGATTGTAAAAGTATATGTAAGGAATTCACCATCTGGCGGAGTGTTAAGTGATATTGCAGCAGTACTCACTACCCGTAACGGAGATAAAATAGTACTAAGCGATGGAAATGCTGTGACAGCTACAGATGCACAGCTCATGATGAATAATGACCCGACCTATTTCATGACCAAAGCTACTGCGATAGCATCAGATAAAGCTCAATATTATCAATGTGAGATACGTACCAATATAACCAGAGTATACCGACCATATATAAGAGTACCACTCGTACTAGAGCTGAAAAAATTTAATGAAGCAAATGTATTCAAATATAAAAATCCAAAGACAAACATCTGGTATGTTTATAATACCCAGTCTAGAACTGCATTTTCTTTTCTGGATGAAGAGTATATACCATGGACATATGGTATAGTAGATTGGGTAGAAAATGTGCCTGTTAAGAATATTTCGATGAGTACCCTCTATCAGTTATTTACTATAGTAGGTTTATAA